The Candidatus Obscuribacter sp. region CCATAGACATCGTCAGGAGCTTTGTTAAAGTCCCGTTCTTTGTTGGCTGGTAGGTTTGGATCGTGCTGTTCATCACGGGGATCGCCGCCGCGTGGATCCGGTCCATAAGGACTGCCACCATATTTTTGCAGTTTAATTGCAACGGTGTTTTGTTCAATGGTGTGGACGGCAATTAGTGAATTGGATTGAACGTTTTTAGTGGTGAGAACGTCTGGACTGATAGGGATGCTTGATAGTGTGGTTGAAACTAAACTTGTAAGCAAATAGGACGCCGAAAGCATAAGTGCGCTTGACATGCTGCCCCCTTTGAAGTGAAACACTTCATATAAGTCAGGCTAAGTTTAGCATCAGGGGAGTCAAGCAGCGCTAAAATTATCAGTAATATTGACGACTCTTTAGACCAGTGTTTATCTGGGTCGATAATTCAAACTATAAGGTGTATCAAATGGCCAAAGCCAAAAGCCGCTTTCTCTGTCAAAACTGCGGCTTTCAGTCTTCCCGATATCTGGGCCGGTGCAGTGATTGCGGTGCCTGGAATACTCTGGTTGAAGAAATAATTGCTGACGACGAAGGCAAAAAAGGATTTGCGCAGAGACTGGCCTCTGTCAATCAGGAGTCATTACTCAGCGCTGTGGGCAGTGGCTGTGCGCCAATTACAGAGATTGATACTGATGAGAGCGAGCGTCTCTCCACCTTAATGACTGGACTTGATGAGGTCCTGGGTGGAGGCATTGTGCCAGGTGCCGTGCTGCTTTTGGCTGGAGATCCTGGTATCGGTAAGTCCACACTCTTGATGCAAGTCGCCAAAAATCTCGCCGTCAAACACAAAGTACTCTACATTACCGGCGAAGAATCAGCCGCCCAGGTCAAGCTTAGAGCTACAAGACTGGGTGTTAATAGCCAAAATGTACTGGTGGCAGCAGAGCAAAATGTGGTGGCTGCCTACGAACTGATGAGCAAGACCGATGCTGTGGTTTGTGTCGTTGATAGTATTCAGTCTGTTTATCATCCTGAGATATCCTCAGCAGCAGGCTCAGTGTCGCAGGTGAGAGAGGGCACTCAGCTCCTCATCCATGCTGCCAAGGCGCGCAATATCGCTACTATCCTGGTGGGTCACGTGACCAAAGAGGGGACAATAGCTGGACCTCGCGTGCTTGAGCATATGGTCGATGTGGTCCTGCAGTTTGAGGGTGACAACGCCCGTCAATTGAGACTTTTGCGTGCTGTCAAAAACCGCTTTGGCTCCACATCGGAGCTGGCCATTTTTGCCATGCTCGAAGAAGGTCTAAAAGAAGTCGACAATCCCAGTGCTTTGTTTTTGGGCGATAGATTGAGTAAAGTCGGGCTCAAGCAAGCTCCTAGTGGTACTGCTGTTATAGCTGGCGGTGAGGGCAATCGCAGTCTCTTGTTAGAGGTGCAGGCCCTCACAGTGGCCACGCCCAATCCCAGTCCCAGGCGGGTTGTAAACGGCTGGGACTATAACCGTCTATTGCAACTTTTGGCAGTTTTGGAGAAGCGCGCCAGCCTCTCACTTTGTCGCCTTGATGTTTATGTCAACATAGTCGGTGGCATGGATTTTAGCGATCCAGCTGGTGACCTTGGTATTGCCCTGGCTGTAGCTACATCGTTTTTGGACCGCTCCATCGATCCAGGTCTGGTGGCAGTTGGCGAGGTTGGTCTGACTGGTGAGATAAGGGCCGTTTTAAACCTCGGTCAGAGGCTCAAAGAAGCTCATCGTCTGGGCTTTACCAAAGCATTGGTGCCCAAGGTCAATTTGCCACTTAAAGGCGCTCCCAAAGGCTTTGAGATTATCGGTGTGGAGAGTCTCAGTGAGGCACTTAATTACGCCATCCCAGATATTTCTAAAAAAGATAAAGGCAATAAAATGCCAGCTAAAGCCCAGGTTTTAGACGATACAGCGGATGATGCTGAGCTTTTGATCAGTGGCAATATAGGACGGCTTGGCTAGTATATAAGTATGAAAGCCTACGAACCGACTGAAGCATTGCTCAGGCTACTGTCTCTTTTGCCAGATACGCCTGGTTGCTACATCTTTAAAGATGATATGGGTGAAATCCTCTACATCGGCAAAGCGCTCAGTCTGCGCAATCGAGTTAAGTCTTACTGGTCAGATACGTCCTGGCGAGAGAGACCCAAATTAGCTGTAATGATTCCAAAAGTAGCCAGTTTTGAGACTATTCTGGTCAATTCCGAAAAGGAAGCGCTGCTTTTAGAAGCCAATTTAATAAGGCAAAAAAAACCGCGCTACAACGTATCTCTTAAAGACGATAGACGCTATCCCTGGCTTGCCATCACCTATGACGTGGACTTCCCCCGGCTGGTGATGATCCGTGACCCCGCTCAATACAAAAAGGAAAACCCCCGGGCTAAAGTTTTTGGTCCCTATGTAGAAGCCGGTGCCATGTGGGATACGGTTAAAACACTGCGCAAAGTCTTCCCCATGAGACAGCGTAAAAAGCCGTTATTTAAAGACCGTCCTTGTATGAATTATCACATTGGTCTTTGCCTTGCACCATGTCAAAATCTGGTGCCTCAAAACGAATACGATGCTATGGTCAAACAGGTCGAACTCTTTTTGTCAGGTCGTCAAAGCGAGGTGGTTGCTGAGCTTAAGCATGAGATGGAAGTAGCCTCAGAAGCGATGGAGTTTGAAGAAGCTGCCGATATCCGCGACAGACTTTATGCACTAAATACAGTGATTGAAAAGCAGCAGGTCTTTTTTCAAAATCGTCGTATCTCTCAAGATGTCATCGCTCAGGCGCATACAGAAAGGCTTCTGGCTGTCTGTATGATGAAGGTGCGGGAAGGTAAATTAATTGCTTCCGAAACAGTTTGTCTGCCCCTACTAGATAAAACTCAGTGGGATGAAGCATTTGGTGCTTTTGTCGATCAGTATTACACTGCCTGCGAAGACGTAGCGCTGCCCTCTGATGTGTTGATTGCCCATGAACTTGATGACATGGATGCACTGCGAGAATTTCTCAGCCAAAAAGCCGGAGTCAATGTCAAAGTCTATGTGCCTCAACGTGGTGGCAAAACAGATTTAATTGAAATGGCCGAAAAAAACGCCAAGCAAGCGCTCACTCGTGAGATGTCGATTGATAGCGAGACCAACGCCAAAGTGGCTCGTATACTCACAACATTAAAAGAAGGGCTGGGCATAGAGCGCCTGCCCAATCGTATCGAGTGTTTTGATATTTCCAACATACAAGGTACAGATAACGTGGCATCAATGGTCGTTTTTGAAGGCGCTAAGCCAAAAAAATCAGACTATCGTATGTTTAAAATCAAATCAGTAGAAGGCGAACCAAACGACTTTGCCTCAATGAAAGAAGTAGTGTTCAGGCGCTATGGGCGGATTTTGAGCGAGAATAAGCCCTTTCCAGATTTGATTGTCATTGATGGTGGTAAGGGCCAACTGGGTGCTGCCTGCGAATCTTTGCAGGAGCTAGGACTGATGGACAATCAGTTGCGCTCAGACAAGTTTGTCATAGTCGGTCTGGCCAAACGCCAGGAAGAAGTTTATTTTCCCGGGCGCTCAGTGCCTGTATTTTTGCCCAGACGCTCTGAGGCACTTTTACTTTTGCAGCATGTCCGCAACGAAGCGCACCGTTTTGCTATTACTTATCACCGTAAATTGCGCGCTAAGCGAGTGGTGTCTTCGCAGCTTGATGCCCTCAAAGGTCTGGGAGCAAAACGGCGCAAAATACTCTTAGACCATTTTGGTAGCTTTGACAAAATCAAAAAGGCATCTCTCGAAGAAGTCCTGGCTGTAACTTCTAAAGGTATCCCCGAAAAACTTGCACGCACAGTTTATGACTTTGTCCATAAACCACCTAAAGAGAGTTCGACTACGATAACGCCTCTTGTGGCAGAAGATGAAGCGACTATGATGGCTGCACACGGCCGGGGGAGGAGGGGATTTTTCCGGGGAAAAAAAAAAAAAAAAAAAAAAAAGGGGGGGGAAAAATTTGGGGGGAGAAAAAGAAAAGGGGGGTTGGGGGGGGGGAAATCACGCCCGGCCCCCCAGGCTCAAAATTGCGCCAAGGATGACAGAGGAGCGTATCTTCCAGGGGAATCGACAGTAGTGGGCGAAACGGGCGTCTCATTGCTTAACGGCAAATATTTAATTGCACTTTGTGGGGGTTTTTTTTTCCGGCCCCTGCCCCGCCCCGGGGAAATCAAGTTTAGGGGGGGGCCGTGGGCCCCCCGGCCCCTCCCTTTTTTCCCCCGGCGCCCCCGGGCCCGCCGCCCCGTTGTGTGTGTGGGGGGGGGTTTTTTCCTCCCCCCCAACCCCCAAAAAAAAGGTTGAGGGGGAAAGAGGGATAGAAGGGGTGGTTGTTTGGGTATTTTGCGCCTGTACAGAGCCGGCGACGAGATTTTTGTGGACGAGTAGATCTTATTTAGAGCTTTGCAAAGTCTCCAGTTGTTTGGCTATATTTTCGTCGGCTTTGTAGCTGGCTATATCGCCCAATAGTTTGTGGGCAATTGCTCTGTGATAGTAGGCTTCGGCAT contains the following coding sequences:
- the radA gene encoding DNA repair protein RadA, which codes for MAKAKSRFLCQNCGFQSSRYLGRCSDCGAWNTLVEEIIADDEGKKGFAQRLASVNQESLLSAVGSGCAPITEIDTDESERLSTLMTGLDEVLGGGIVPGAVLLLAGDPGIGKSTLLMQVAKNLAVKHKVLYITGEESAAQVKLRATRLGVNSQNVLVAAEQNVVAAYELMSKTDAVVCVVDSIQSVYHPEISSAAGSVSQVREGTQLLIHAAKARNIATILVGHVTKEGTIAGPRVLEHMVDVVLQFEGDNARQLRLLRAVKNRFGSTSELAIFAMLEEGLKEVDNPSALFLGDRLSKVGLKQAPSGTAVIAGGEGNRSLLLEVQALTVATPNPSPRRVVNGWDYNRLLQLLAVLEKRASLSLCRLDVYVNIVGGMDFSDPAGDLGIALAVATSFLDRSIDPGLVAVGEVGLTGEIRAVLNLGQRLKEAHRLGFTKALVPKVNLPLKGAPKGFEIIGVESLSEALNYAIPDISKKDKGNKMPAKAQVLDDTADDAELLISGNIGRLG
- the uvrC gene encoding excinuclease ABC subunit UvrC, with translation MKAYEPTEALLRLLSLLPDTPGCYIFKDDMGEILYIGKALSLRNRVKSYWSDTSWRERPKLAVMIPKVASFETILVNSEKEALLLEANLIRQKKPRYNVSLKDDRRYPWLAITYDVDFPRLVMIRDPAQYKKENPRAKVFGPYVEAGAMWDTVKTLRKVFPMRQRKKPLFKDRPCMNYHIGLCLAPCQNLVPQNEYDAMVKQVELFLSGRQSEVVAELKHEMEVASEAMEFEEAADIRDRLYALNTVIEKQQVFFQNRRISQDVIAQAHTERLLAVCMMKVREGKLIASETVCLPLLDKTQWDEAFGAFVDQYYTACEDVALPSDVLIAHELDDMDALREFLSQKAGVNVKVYVPQRGGKTDLIEMAEKNAKQALTREMSIDSETNAKVARILTTLKEGLGIERLPNRIECFDISNIQGTDNVASMVVFEGAKPKKSDYRMFKIKSVEGEPNDFASMKEVVFRRYGRILSENKPFPDLIVIDGGKGQLGAACESLQELGLMDNQLRSDKFVIVGLAKRQEEVYFPGRSVPVFLPRRSEALLLLQHVRNEAHRFAITYHRKLRAKRVVSSQLDALKGLGAKRRKILLDHFGSFDKIKKASLEEVLAVTSKGIPEKLARTVYDFVHKPPKESSTTITPLVAEDEATMMAAHGRGRRGFFRGKKKKKKKKGGEKFGGRKRKGGLGGGKSRPAPQAQNCAKDDRGAYLPGESTVVGETGVSLLNGKYLIALCGGFFFRPLPRPGEIKFRGGPWAPRPLPFFPRRPRARRPVVCVGGGFFLPPNPQKKG